Part of the Methanobacterium paludis genome is shown below.
ATTTACTGGGAAATTGTGAAGATCGTATCCCCTGAAGGCTCTGTTATACCAAGAAAAATAGCTGGAAAATCTGTTACAGATGCAGAGATAAAAGAGGCAGGAACCTATACCTTTTTATACTTGCTGTTTATATTCATTACGTGGCTCGTTTTCATGCAGTATGGATACGGTGGTATCGACTCCTTCTTCGAGATCGCATCTGCACAGGGAAACGTAGGATTATCTGTAGGAATTACAGGTCCCACAATGCCCTCAATCCCAGAGATATTTCTCATATTTGGCATGTGGATTGGAAGAATCGAAATCATTCCCGCACTGGTTCTGTTTAAGGTTGGAATAGATCTATTCAAAAGATTTTAATAGTTCAAAAACAAGGCAATAAAAGATTGTAAAGTTACCATTTTTCTTTTAAACTAAATAATTAATTTAACTAAAAATGCAAAAAGGTGAATATTATGTATGTAGTTATCATGGGCGGCGGAAGGGTAGGACTGCGTCTTGCTTCCTCATTAGTTACAGCAGGAACCGATGTCACTCTCATTGAAAATGATGCAAGTTTATGTGGTAATGCGGCTGCTGAACTTGATGCACTCGTTATCTGTGGAAACGGAACCGATGTAAAAACTCTTGAAGAGGCCAATATAAGCGATGCAGATGTTTTCGTAGCAGCCACAGGAAATGATGAAGTTAATCTACTCTCATGTATCCTTGTCAAGGATTACAATATCAAAAAAGTTATCGCAAGGGTCAGCAACCCGGACCATGAAGAAGCATTCAAAAAAGTGGGTATAGACGATGTTATAAGCCCAGAACTTACAGCTGCAAGTTACCTTGAGAAGCTCATAACCAGACCAAAGATAGCAGATCTTGTAGTTATCGGAAAGGGAAATGCAGAGATACTGGACATAAGAGTTACGAATGATAAAGCTGTTAACAAGAAAGTAGGTGAGTTAAGCCCAACAGATAATTATATAATAGCTGCAATATACAAAAACGGGGAAATAAACATTCCAAAAGAGGATATGGTACTGACGCTCGGTGACAGAATATTTGTTCTCGTGAAAAACCCTGCAGTAAAAGCAACTACTAAATTATTCACCAAATAAGCTTGCTACTAAACCAGAATGTTAATAAAAAAGTTTTAATTTAAAAGTTTTATTGGTAAAAGTTTTATTGGTTGTTCTATTTTTTAATAACCTAAATTTAATAACCTAACGGTTTATAACTTTTCCCTAATTAACCCATACCTAATCAATTTTTGAAGATCTAACTTTTTTTAACTTAAACCATAGAACAATTTTAACGGACCAGTTTTATAAGCCCAATAACCAACGGATCCTATTCAGGTTTAACTATCCAATTTTTTTATCTCTCTTATCAATTAAAAAAAA
Proteins encoded:
- a CDS encoding potassium channel family protein, which translates into the protein MYVVIMGGGRVGLRLASSLVTAGTDVTLIENDASLCGNAAAELDALVICGNGTDVKTLEEANISDADVFVAATGNDEVNLLSCILVKDYNIKKVIARVSNPDHEEAFKKVGIDDVISPELTAASYLEKLITRPKIADLVVIGKGNAEILDIRVTNDKAVNKKVGELSPTDNYIIAAIYKNGEINIPKEDMVLTLGDRIFVLVKNPAVKATTKLFTK